CTTGCGGCACGGACATCGCAACGTCGCATCGCTACGCGCCGGCGCTTGCGGCACGGACGTCTCATGGCCCGCGCGTTGTCCGTCAGTGCCGCAAACGGAGTCCCGAAGCCATGCGAGGGACGAAGCGCGCGGGCGATTTCCCGGCGCGACCCGCGCGCTACCGCTTGCGGCACGGACATCGCAACGTCGCATCGCTACGCGCCGGCGCTTGCGGCACGGACGTCGCGGGGCGGCGTTTCGGACCGCACAGCCGGGGGCGGCTGTGCCACATGACGCACCATGCACCGGGGAGCGGCATCTCTGCGCGGCGCATGTCCCCGTCGATGGACAAAGTCCCGCCCCGGCCTATACTGGCGCGAGTACGCCCATCCCCTAAAATCGGTCCGAGATGAACGCACCCGACGAAATTCTGGGCATTCTGGGAAAGGTCAAGGACCTCCCCTCGCTTCCGCAGGTGGTCAACCACGTGCTCGACGTGATGGACGACGCGCGCTCGAGCGTGAAGGACGTCGCGCACGCGATGGAAGAGGACCCGGCGCTGACCGCCAAGGTGCTGCGCGTGGCCAATTCCGCCTACTACGCGCCCCGGTCGGAGATCACCTCGGTTTCGTACGCGATCGCGCGGATGGGTCTCGGCGAGGTGCGCAACCTCATCATCACCACCGGCGTCGTTTCGAGCATGAAGGGGCGCGTTCTCGGCAATCTGAACTACGAGGACTACTGGAAACACTGTCTGAGCGTGGCGATCGTCGCTCGCGTCGTGAACGACCACGCGCCGCTCGCGCCCAAATACCTGAAGGCGACCGAAAATCCGTATTTCGTCGCCGGGCTCCTGCACGACATCGGCATCCTGATCCTCGACCAGAACGTTTCCTCCGTGTACTCCGAAGTGCTCAACCACGCCATGGAATCCGGGCGACCCCTCGCGGAGATCGAGCAGGGAATCCTCGGCTCCGATCACCAGGAAGTCGGCGGATTCATCTGCAACAAGTGGCATTTGCCGCAGCTCGTCGGCCTGACCGCGCGTTACCATCATCAGCCCGAGCGGGCCGCCGCCGAGGATCAGGTCTTCGTCAGCGTCATTCAGATCGCCGACGCGGTGTGCGTGAGAAGCGGTGCGGGGAGATTCCTCGGCCACGCGGCGGAGGAAGCCCATCCCTTCGCCATGACCGCGCTCGGGCTCACGCCGGACGATCTCGACAAGATCACGGCGGGCGTCGATGCCGCGCTGGAGAAGTCCGACATGCTCCGGCTCGTTTTGCAGGATTGAGGCGGTTGGTTTCTGGTTATTGGTTGTTGGTTGTTGGTTGTATGTCGCGGGCCGGCGGACCTGACGACCCTCATCCGGGAGCCCGGCCGTCCACATGACTCATGACCGCCCCGCACTGTTCGACGATCCCCTGCTCGATGAGCGCCTGGCGTTCTGGGCCGGGATCCTGATCCGCGAGACCGATTTCGCCCAGGCGGCGCAGATGGTGCTGCGCGACGCCGCCTCGGTTTTCGGACTCGTCGAGGTCGAATCCACGCAGGTCGGCGCCACGGACGACGGGACGCTCGTGGGTGTCCCGGTCTGGGAATGGTGCGACCGCCGGGATCTCGTGGATCACGCCGTCGATATCGACAACCCCATCGACGTCGCCGCCGCGAAGCCGATCGGCGAGGAGATCGCGGTCTTCGCCCGGCGCGGCGATCCGTTCGCTCCAACGGGCCCGGAAACCAATCCCCACGCCGAGTTGATCGTGCCGATCGCTCCGCATGGGGCGCTGGAACATCTGACACGCTTCCGGCTCGGAGCGAGCCTGCAGGATTGCGCGGTGACCACCGAGGCGCTCCGACGTCTTGGGCACTGGTTTTTCGACGCCTACACGCGAAGTGTCGAGATCCGGCGATGGCAGGCGGTCAAGGCGCTGGAACTCGAAATCTCACGGCGCAGCATTCTCACCAGTCTCAATCAGACCATGGAGCACCGTGAGAACCTGCGCCGGGCGAACGAACTGCTGGAACGACAGAACCGGGAACTGGTGGACGCGAATCGTTTGGCGCAGGAATCGAATCGGCTCAAGAGCGAGTTCCTCGCCACGACCTCGCACGAACTGCGCACGCCGCTGAACGCGATTCTGGGTTTTCTGAGCTTTTACATCGCCAATCCGGAAGCCGGCGAGGCCGAGCGGTTGGAGTGCGTGCAGACGGCGCACGGCAGCGCGCAGCAACTGCTCGAGACCATCAACAAGGTGCTCGAAATCGCGAATATCGAGTCGGGGCGCACCTCGGCCGCGCCGATGGAGTTCCCCGTCATCTATCTCTTCCAGGAGATCGATCGCGTTTTCGGACCGAAGGTCAGAGCGAAGAACCTTGAGTGGCGTCTGGAGATGCCGGACGACATCGACCTGTCCGCCTTCGCCAACCTTCCCAAGCTGCGCGAATCCGTGATGAACGTGCTGGCGAACGCGCTCAAATTCACGGCGGAGGGATTCGTCTCGCTGCGCGCCGAGGCCGAGCCGAACGGCTTCACGCGGATCGAAGTGCGCGACAGCGGCATCGGTTTCACCGAGGACGTCGCGCGGCGCCTGTTCACGCCGTTTTCGCAAGCCGACGCGGGCCTCGCACGCAAGTTCGGCGGCACGGGGCTCGGTCTCGCCATTGCGAAGAAGCTCCTCGAACTCATGGGCGGTTCGATCGACGTCCACTCCGACGGGCCGGGCCTGGGAGCGCGCGTGGCGATCCGCGTTCCGAGCGGGCCGTCCGTCGACGTGGCACCGGCGTCCGTCGTCCCGATTTCCGAATCGCCCGAAGCGAAGAGAATCTCGGAGTCCGAGCGTGTGCGTGTGCTGCTGTGCGGGCTGTCGGCCGATCGGGCGGACGACCTGGCGAAACGCGCGGACGAGGCGGAGTTCGCGTTCGACATCGCAGCCGATTCGGCGGATGCGCGGGGACGAATCGAAAGCGGAGACGTCGACGCCCTCGTCTGCTTTCTCGACAACGACGAAAACGCCGCGTGGTGCCGGGACGTGCCCGTGGCGGGCGGCGTACCGACGGTCGTCGTCACCTCGTTCGACGAGCGAAAGATCCAGGACCACATGGAGTGGCTGTCGAGCCCGGCCGTGCTGATCGTCGTTCAGCTCGACCGGGTGGAACGCGACGGGGGCCCCGTGCTGCGCGCGCTAAGCAAGCTGCGCCGGCGGATGCTCGGCGGACGGTAGCCGACGACTCGCCCGATCAGGCCAATTGGGATTGGATGTAATCCGCCGTGCGCGCCGCGAGCGCCTGCGTGGTGATCTGCGGCGGCACGCCGACCGAGGTCGGAAACACCGACATGTCGGCGACGA
The DNA window shown above is from Deltaproteobacteria bacterium and carries:
- a CDS encoding HDOD domain-containing protein produces the protein MNAPDEILGILGKVKDLPSLPQVVNHVLDVMDDARSSVKDVAHAMEEDPALTAKVLRVANSAYYAPRSEITSVSYAIARMGLGEVRNLIITTGVVSSMKGRVLGNLNYEDYWKHCLSVAIVARVVNDHAPLAPKYLKATENPYFVAGLLHDIGILILDQNVSSVYSEVLNHAMESGRPLAEIEQGILGSDHQEVGGFICNKWHLPQLVGLTARYHHQPERAAAEDQVFVSVIQIADAVCVRSGAGRFLGHAAEEAHPFAMTALGLTPDDLDKITAGVDAALEKSDMLRLVLQD